Proteins from a genomic interval of Coccinella septempunctata chromosome 2, icCocSept1.1, whole genome shotgun sequence:
- the LOC123308275 gene encoding uncharacterized protein LOC123308275 → MMTSKYLLFCCLAILVFCTKAVPLTEPRAEDAKNQAEHVAVQEVENKVQQPAAIDRIDADLPLSDKPDEKNDKEDLETANTFWGGYYRTPVWGWGRGWGYGGYPSYRSYGWGGRGYNGWGSGYRGWSNGYYWR, encoded by the coding sequence CTACTGTTTTGCTGCTTAGCAATCCTAGTGTTCTGCACGAAAGCTGTCCCTTTAACTGAGCCTCGAGCAGAAGATGCAAAAAATCAAGCTGAACACGTTGCTGTACAAGAAGTCGAAAATAAAGTGCAACAGCCAGCAGCCATAGATAGAATAGACGCAGATCTTCCTCTCTCCGATAAACCAGATGAGAAAAACGACAAAGAAGATTTGGAGACGGCCAACACCTTCTGGGGCGGCTATTACAGGACACCGGTATGGGGTTGGGGTAGAGGCTGGGGATATGGAGGATATCCCTCCTATAGAAGCTATGGATGGGGTGGCAGAGGGTATAATGGTTGGGGCAGTGGATACAGAGGATGGAGCAATGGATATTATTGGAGATAG
- the LOC123308276 gene encoding uncharacterized protein LOC123308276, translated as MYIFLVFFMIFSPSLEASIVITVPPNVHVPTMKNPFPFYQEDGIRIEEGEVKQLIQKWLQKRAPARNHYLQAQERVDMKKIEPIVKSDLMKKILTVCTHAVADTKDNAVASVFSCVLQGFEKY; from the exons ATGTACATTTTTTTG GTATTCTTCATGATTTTCTCGCCGTCTCTGGAAGCTAGCATAGTCATAACAGTACCTCCAAATGTTCATGTTCCCACAATGAAAAATCCTTTTCCATTCTACCAGGAAGATGGAATAAGGATAGAGGAAGGTGAAGTTAAGCAACTGATACAAAAGTGGTTACAGAAGAGGGCGCCTGCAAGAAATCATTATCTGCAAGCGCAGGAACGTgttgatatgaaaaaaattgaacctaTCGTGAAAAGTGatctcatgaaaaaaattttgaccgTTTGCACCCATGCAGTAGCGGACACAAAAGACAATGCCGTAGCTAGTGTTTTCTCGTGTGTTTTACAAGGATTCGAGAAGTACTAA
- the LOC123308274 gene encoding uncharacterized protein LOC123308274 — MALLRLSSPRILSRIYRPTFHLQKNLKQSTPSESSSTVDLEDAIDNFTTELLQKKKYAWDMRNEKMKAIKLPPKNNNFNSSLDVGKMSKEQLDEIFNSALVECNDTAIVELLRECSRTKTCPSQDLILQLLSVCAQNGEVDLINDLEKLCKYGDVRLPSNFNFDVYIAQAIWEKGLVIKGLDMFQELYMINPFLRRYIRITLRRLISKEVKNNSEAVLLYMLKVAKNIINRHKDYFFLACIWESCYMSELYSDQKLALNLLYEDRRLIEVITNRLPFLLITTLRSHRTEPVYKLLECFHVMNMKEQCSIVAMAFLDYHFLQVSIGNYSEIIRWCKESNVPLPSIYTKKFLKLLLKSDSYGIVTESKPKSIVKSKNTDLSF, encoded by the exons ATGGCTCTTCTTCGGTTGTCTTCCCCCAGAATTTTAAGTAGGATATACCGTCCAACTTTtcatctacaaaaaaatttaaaacagtCAACACCTTCAGAGAGCTCGTCCACCGTAGATTTAGAAGATGCCATCGATAATTTCACAACTGAACTTCTACAAAAAAAGAAATACGCATGGGACATGAGGAACGAAAAAATGAAAGCAATTAAACTACCTccgaaaaataacaattttaattcCAGTTTAGATGTTGGGAAGATGAGTAAAGAACAACtcgatgaaatattcaatagtgCTCTTGTAGAATGCAATGATACTGCTATTGTAGAACTACTGAGAGAATGTTCAAGAACAAAAACATGTCCAAGTCAAGATCTCATCTTGCAACTACTAAGTGTATGCGCTCAAAATGGAGAAGTAGATTTAATAAATGATTTGGAAAAGTTGTGTAAATATGGAGATGTTCGATTGCCATCAAACTTCAATTTTGATGTTTATATAGCTCAAGCAATATGGGAGAAGGGGCTTGTTATAAAAGGATTAGATATGTTTCAAGAACTGTATATGATAAATCCTTTTCTGAGGAGATACATTAGAATTACTCTAAGACGACTCATATCTAAGGAAGTTAAAAACAACAGTGAGGCAGTTTTACTTTACATGTTGAAAGTTGCCAAAAACATAATCAATCGACATAAGGATTATTTCTTCTTAGCTTGCATTTGGGAATCATGTTATATGAGCGAACTGTACTCTGATCAAAAACTCGCTTTGAATCTTTTATATGAAGATAGGAGATTAATTGAAGTTATAACAAACCGTTTGCCATTCTTACTGATTACTACTCTAAGAAGTCATAGAACAGAGCCGGTCTACAAATTACTTGAATGTTTTCATGTAATGAATATGAAAGAACAGTGTAGCATTGTGGCAATGGCTTTTTTAGATTACCATT TTCTCCAAGTCAGCATTGGAAACTATTCAGAAATTATAAGGTGGTGTAAGGAGAGTAATGTGCCCTTACCTAGTATTTATACGAAGAAGTTTTTGAAACTATTATTGAAATCAGACAGTTACGGCATAGTCACTGAAAGTAAACCTAAATCAATTGTAAAGAGCAAGAATACTGATTTATCTTTTTAA
- the LOC123308273 gene encoding proton-coupled folate transporter-like — MTSTQDLVSQSNVDLSPKKDSLPGGAIRRKWNYLKEVITVEPLVTSYLVAAVICLPALLTLELEKSCRSNLGLNETVCKAIRDSEHDNYTDVNDEITILLNGVHSWQAPCQNFAPLILVLFIGSYSDRRQIRKPFMILPLVGELFAVVGCILSVIFMEEWPVEVQGFLQAVVPSLFGGPTMLIMAVFSYVADSSTVEMRTVRIAIVQMILNVAIPIGQFLSGFLFIRLDYIGVLLVAAGLYLFGIAYGIFFIKEAKLPKIQKDKSLLADMFDPTNALDTFKVLWKKDAHKDLPLLWGILVLFFIVTGVSNVNLTTLFLYLRNTFHWTGPDFSLFSATNTVIHLIGIVLFVPLFTKVFNLSDVTILIFTFLDKIATTIITGLARSNIVLYIGCFVSIITNITIVALRSMATKAVSEEDLGKAQSLFGICEALGIAAMTPLINTVFTATLNDFPSAFIFIETIVYTVCFLMAFSFYCRGNEPNEEKQPQERAEYKMKNDEFQTTHI; from the exons ATGACTTCTACACAGGATCTCGTGAGCCAGTCAAATGTCGATTTATCACCGAAAAAGGACTCATTGCCGGGTGGAGCAATTAGGAGGAAGTGGAATTATCTGAAAGAAGTGATAACTGTTGAGCCTCTTGTAACGTCTTACTTAGTGGCTGCTGTTATATGTCTACCAGCTTTATTAACCCTCGAACTTGAGAAATCGTGTCGTTCCAACTTGGGGTTGAACGAGACAGTGTGTAAAGCAATACGAGACAGTGAACACGACAATTACACGGATGTCAATGATGAAATAACGATTCTTCTGAACGGGGTTCACTCGTGGCAGGCTCCATGTCAAAATTTCGCGCCACTGATACTTGTGCTCTTCATAGGGTCCTACAGCGATCGACGCCAAATACGGAAACCCTTCATGATTTTGCCGCTTGTTGGAGAACTGTTTGCAGTTGTTGGATGCATCTTATCGGTGATTTTCATGGAAGAATGGCCTGTTGAGGTGCAGGGTTTTCTCCAAGCGGTGGTTCCTTCTCTTTTCGGTGGACCTACGATGTTGATAATGGCGGTTTTCTCGTATGTAGCGGATTCCAGCACTGTGGAAATGAGAACTGTAAGGATAGCTATAGTGCAGATGATTCTTAACGTAGCTATACCGATAGGACAGTTCTTGAGTGGTTTTCTCTTTATCCGTTTGGATTACATTGGTGTTCTTCTGGTTGCCGCTGGTCTTTATCTTTTCGGTATTGCTTACGGCATATTCTTCATCAAAGAAGCGAAACTACCCAAGATTCAAAAAGACAAAAGTTTGTTAGCGGACATGTTCGACCCAACTAATGCACTGGACACGTTTAAGGTCCTTTGGAAGAAAGATGCCCACAAGGATCTGCCTCTTCTTTGGGGTATCTTGGTATTATTCTTCATTGTAACTGGTGTTTCAAATG TAAATCTTACAACATTGTTCCTGTATTTGCGAAATACTTTTCATTGGACCGGCCCTGACTTTTCTCTCTTCTCAGCAACAAATACTGTTATTCATTTGATTG GTATTGTCCTATTCGTGCCGCTTTTCACGAAAGTCTTCAATTTGAGCGATGTGACAATATTAATTTTCACATTTCTGGATAAAATAGCCACCACGATTATTACAGGATTGGCAAGATCAAACATAGTATTATATATAG GGTGCTTCGTGAGTATAATCACCAACATCACAATTGTAGCACTGAGATCAATGGCTACAAAAGCTGTATCTGAAGAAGATCTGGGAAAAGCCCAATCGCTTTTTGGCATATGCGAAGCCTTAGGTATAGCTGCAATGACACCACTGATCAATACAGTATTCACGGCAACTCTTAATGATTTTCCATCTGCGTTTATTTTCATTGAGACCATAGTGTACACTGTATGCTTCCTGATGGCATT TTCTTTCTACTGCAGAGGAAATGAGCCAAATGAAGAGAAACAACCTCAAGAAAGAGCGGAATATAAAATGAAGAATGATGAATTTCAGACTACACATATATAG
- the LOC123308277 gene encoding uncharacterized protein LOC123308277 translates to MKAIILVLNVFIVCTLGLFNEPSRPYGPNVLQGLNGFGFSNGINSLINPHNPYDSRRRCPECDPSVFSYCGDKLFHDSCCCSNPNNPYEQLPQQCYYADCSFLHANTCREHKLITACCCIKK, encoded by the exons ATGAAGGCTATAATTTTAGTTTTGAACGTATTTATCGTGTGCACATTAG GATTATTCAACGAGCCTAGCAGACCTTATGGCCCAAACGTATTGCAAGGTTTGAACGGTTTTGGATTCAGCAATGGAATTAATTCCTTAATCAACCCTCACAACCCCTATGATTCGAGAAGGCGATGTCCGGAATGCGATCCTTCCGTTTTCAGTTACTGCGGTGACAAACTGTTCCACGATTCCTGCTGTTGCAGTAACCCAAACAATCCCTATG aaCAATTGCCACAACAATGTTATTATGCTGACTGCAGTTTTCTTCATGCCAACACTTGTAGGGAACACAAGCTTATCACCGCATGCTGCTGCATTAAAAAATGA
- the LOC123308272 gene encoding patj homolog isoform X1, protein MVLSTEWSQVEVIDLVNDGSGLGFGIVGGRSTGVVIKSILPGGIADKDNRLQSGDHILQIGDVNLRGLAADQVATVLRQAGQEVRMLVARPVEPSSADFHNLDFTAPIVPTRILTDPEELDRTLLQNGYSAFCNFNRKYSCIEDEEDIQYNSSLDLQTFNGINDAEHETTVTINNSRNQNCISPDSIKALTHAPIELEYTLPENEKFSVELKRNEYGLGITVAGYVCEREDLSGIFVKSLSECSEAFKCGKIQLNDRIIEVDGESLESCSNHEAVEKLKKTGDIVKLTFERFLRGPKFEHLREALASQEENDLSPPSPSVTTLSWIPIENNESPAEPEIESISENSEIYEQTNNNKEIFIEENFEANLEDDLETAIKKKWEVLVESDCEIVVANLTKLRGLGISLEGTVDVENGVELRPHHYIRSILPEGPVGQNGKLCSGDELLEVNGQKLLGIRHVEVVKILKELPSTVRLVCARKNKNRVINTSQDIEGFEARNILGGSLKNILPQPEQRLLKALSDTSINTSSTLTVSDDLSLTKEKSRSMEDSKIAMWQDEIQYIELTKGDRGFGFSILDYQDPVDSKSTVIVVRSLVPKGVAEQDGRITPGDKLVSVNNKVINNVTLDEAVQALKCTLPGPVKLGFCKPLPRCRVAADSTQ, encoded by the exons ATGGTGTTGAGTACAGAATGGTCACAAGTTGAAGTGATAGATCTCGTAAATGACGGTTCTGGACTTGGATTTGGTATTGTGGGAGGTAGAAGTACAGGAGTAGTTATAAAATCTATACTTCCTGGTGGCATAGCAGACAAAGACAATCGATTACAAAGTGGGGACCATATACTGCAGATTGGAGATGTCAACCTTAGAGGTCTTGCAGCTGACCAAGTTGCCACTGTCTTGAGGCAAGCAGGGCAAGAA GTTAGAATGTTAGTAGCCAGACCTGTGGAACCTTCATCAGCCGACTTTCACAATTTGGACTTCACTGCACCCATAGTGCCTACAAGAATCTTAACAGATCCTGAGGAATTAGATCGAACTCTTCTACAGAATGGTTATTCAGCATTTTGCAATTTTAATAGAAAATATAGTTGTATAGAAGATGAAGAAGATATTCAGTACAACAGCTCTTTAGATCTTCAAACTTTTAATGGAATAAATGATGCTGAACATGAAACAACTGTAACTATAAATAATTCAAGAAATCAAAATTGTATCTCTCCTGATAGTATAAAAGCATTAACTCATGCTCCTATCGAATTAGAATATACATTACCagagaatgaaaaattttcagtagAACTGAAAAGAAATGAATATGGTTTGGGTATAACTGTAGCAGGATATGTTTGTGAAAGAGAAGATTTAAGTGGAATATTCGTGAAAAGCCTAAGTGAATGCAGCGAAGCATTCAAATGTGGTAAAATTCAATTAAATGATAGAATTATAGAAGTTGATGGAGAATCACTTGAGAGTTGTTCGAATCatgaggctgttgaaaaattgaaaaaaactggtGATATAGTGAAACTTacatttgaaagatttttaaGAGGACCAAAATTTGAACACTTGAGGGAGGCCTTAGCTAGCCAGGAAGAAAATGATTTAAGCCCACCTTCACCTTCAGTTACTACTTTAAGCTGGATACCTATTGAGAATAATGAG tccCCGGCTGAACCAGAAATAGAATCAATTAGTGAGAATAGCGAGATATACGAGCAAACCAATAACaataaagaaatatttatcGAAGAAAACTTTGAAGCAAATCTTGAGGATGACCTGGAAACGGCTATAAAGAAAAAGTGGGAAGTTCTTGTAGAATCAGACTGTGAAATAGTTGTAGCTAACTTGACAAAACTGAGGGGTTTGGGAATTAGCTTAGAGGGAACTGTAGATGTTGAGAATGGTGTGGAATTGAGACCACATCATTATATCAGATCGATTTTACCTGAAGGACCTGTCGGACAAAATGGAAAATTGTGCTCTGGAGATGAATTGCTAGAAGTTAATGGCCAGAAACTTTTAGGAATTAGGCATGTTGAAGTGGTTAAAATTCTCAAGGAATTGCCCAGCACTGTAAGATTGGTCTGTgcaaggaaaaataaaaatagggtTATAAACACATCTCAAGATATCGaag GTTTTGAGGCTAGAAATATACTAGGTGGCagtttgaaaaatattcttccTCAACCTGAGCAACGCTTATTAAAAGCTTTAAGTGATACAAGTATTAATACATCCAGTACTTTGACAGTATCAGATGATCTCAGCCTAACAAAAGAAAAATCAAGATCAATGGAAGATTCTAAAATAGCAATGTGGCAGGATGAAATCCAGTATATTGAACTTACTAAAGGTGATAGAGGATTTGGATTCTCAATTCTAGATTATCAAGATCCTGTTGATTCCAAATCTACA GTTATCGTTGTGAGAAGCTTGGTTCCTAAAGGTGTAGCTGAGCAAGATGGAAGGATAACACCTGGCGATAAATTGGTTAGTGTTAATAATAAGGTGATCAATAATGTTACTCTAGATGAGGCGGTACAAGCATTGAAATGTACCTTGCCAGGACCAGTCAAGTTAGGGTTTTGTAAGCCGTTGCCCCGTTGTAGAGTAGCAGCAGACAGTACCCAGTGA